TATCATCCCGATGCGCGGCTTCTCTATGCTCCGACGCCGGGGTTCGGCGAAGTCGAGGTTCGACTGGTCCATGCAGGAGTCGAGCACAAGGCCGCACGCTGGCAGCTGAAGCTCAATGATAAGAAAACGAGCATGTTCTCTCTGGATCAGCCCAAGGTTGGGGAACCTCCAGCAAGTAAGGGGAACCTCCAAAGAGAAGGTTCCCCTCAGCAACCTATTGAAAAAAATGGAAAAGGGGAACCTGGGGAACCTGGGGAACCTCTCCCCACCCTTACGCACACGCGCACGCGCGCGCATGCGATAGAGAATACCGCAAAAGGTTCCCCAGGTTCCCCAGGTTCCCAAATCCCAAATAAATCAGCCGGTTGTGCAGGGGAACCTCCGGGGGAACCTCCAAACGCAGGTTCCCAAGGCTCACACCTGCCCGACTGGCTGCGCGAGCTCGATCCATGAGGCGCACACACCCCGATCCGACGGCGGCGGCCCCGTACCGCCAAGCACCAGGCCGCCGCCGCCTTCCACCAAGACCAGCCACCACAAAGGAGACCGCTCATGGCTGACCTGACTGTGTCCAGCGCCGCGCGTGGCGCAACCCCGCAACTGCCGCCGGGCGCAGGTGCGCACCGCACCATGCTGGCGCTCGATCTGGGCACATCCACCGGCTGGGCGCTGCGCACCGCGGATGGTCTGATTACCAGCGGCACGCTCTCGCTGCGGCCCAGCCGCTATGACGGTGGGGGCATGCGATATCTCCGCTTCTCGGGCTGGCTCGCCGAGCTCGACCGGTTCTCCGGTCCCATCTCGGCCATCTGGTTCGAGGAGGTGCGCCGCCACGCCGGTACCGACGCCGCCCACATCTATGGCGGCTTCCTGGCGACACTGACCGCATGGTGCGAGCGCGAGAGCGTCGCCTATCAGGGCGTTCCGGTGGGCACGATCAAGCGCTTCGCCACCGGCAAGGGCAATGCGCCCAAGGACGCCATGATCGCAGCGGTTCGCGCGCGCGGGTTCTCACCCGCCGATGACAATGAGGCCGACGCCATCGCCATCCTTCTGTGGGCCATCGAGACCCGGGGAGGTGTGCTGTGAGGTGGGCGCCGCGCGGATACGGCGGCCAGCGCCGCAGCCCCGAAGAGGTCAAGCGCGAGGGCTGGCGCGAGCAACGCGTCCTCGCGGTCTCACTCGATGATGATCGCCTGACCTGGCCCGAGCGCGAGCTCGTGCGCCAGCTGGGCGAGAAGCTCTATGGCCCCCAGAACAGGGATATGCGCCGATGACCCATTGGACACCCAGCCTCGTCGAGGAACGTTTTGCCGAAGCCGCTCTCGTGCTCGATCGCCTGCCCGCGCCCCGGCGCCAGGGCTACTTCAACACCTGGCCCGAGATCGTCCACAGCTTCGCTGACAAGGCCGAGCAGGAAGCGAGGCCCATGCGGGTGCTGCCGTCTCCCGCCGCCATCAGCCGGATGGAGGAGACGCTAGGCTGGACGGTGGGGCTCGATCCCGTAGACGGCAAGATCATCTGGATGCGCGCCCATGGAGCGCGCTGGAAAACGATCTGCTGGACGGTCGGCTTGCAGCGCTCCGCCGCTCACGAGCACTGGCTCTACGCGCTCTGCGTCATCGCGTGGCGGCTGAACCGCCGTAAAGTCCCCCGGCTCCGATCGCGGCGCTATGTGATTGAAATGGTCAAGGGCGCTTGCGAGGACCCGGCCAGCCATACCAGTTAACTCCTTGTCCGTACGTTGTCCGTATGATATGGAGGCTGGGATAGGAGAACAGCCATGCCCGTAGCCGAAGCCAAGTCCGAACGTATCGAAGTGCGCACCACGCCGACGATGAAGGCGCTGCTGCAGCGTGCAGCCGCGTTTTCGCACAAGAACGTGACGGAGTTCCTGCTTGAGGCGGGCATCCATGCCGCTGAGGAAGCGCTCGTTGATCGACGCATGTTCCGGCTGGACGACGCCCAGTGGCAAGCCTTCCAGGATGTTCTCGACCGTCCCGTCCAGAGCAAGCCGCGCCTCGCCCGACTGCTCGCCGAGAAGAGCGTGCTTGAGTGACGGCGGAGAACCAGGCGTTCTCTGCCGTGCGAAAGCTCGATGCCTCCCACGACGTCGACGCGTTTGATTGTGGCAAGGAACCCCTCGACCGTTTCCTGCAACGCCACGCTCTGGTCAACCAGAAAGCGGGCAGCGCTCAGACCTATGTCGTCTGCCGCGGGGACCTGCGTATCGTAGGCTATTACAGCCTCGCGGTCGGCGCCGTCGAACATGCCGACGCTCCGGGTCGTGTCGGCAAAGGGCTTGCCCGCCATCCGATCCCGGTAATGCTCCTTGCCCGTCTTGCCATCGACCGGTCCGAGCAGGGAAAGGGGCTCGGCAGGGCTTTGCTCAAGGATGCACTGCTGCCCACGGCCCAGGCGGCCGACATCGCGGGCATCCGGGCACTGCTCGTTCATGCCAAGGACGATGAAGCGCGCGCCTGGTACGAGCAATTCGACTTCGAACCGAGTCCGACCGACGCCTATCATCTGTTCCTGTTGATGAAAGATCTGCGGGCGCTCCTCGGGGAGTGACCGCAATCTGGCGAAACAAGGCGAAAACCGTCCGCCGGACATTTTTCGAAGAGACGAAAAGCCCGGTTCTCGGGTAGTTTCTGCCTATCCTCGGGAGAGGCGCGCGTCGCGGTCTTTGTCCCGCTTTCAGACGAGTTTCCGGTTCCTTCCTGGCCGAAATCGTATGCTGGGGGGCCAAGCGCGCCATATCGCTAGCGACAGGGCCGGATTTCTGGGAAGCCACCCGGAAGCCGGATCCACCCGCATCCTGCCTAATCCCCAGAAAACACGAGCCTTTTCATCTGGACACCAATGGTGACCGCTGGACCCCGAACGGAGTCCACCCGGGAAGCCACTGGAATCCACCTGCCGGAATCCACCCCCGCCAGCCCACAGGATCACCGTCATGACCCTCGCCTTCGCGCCCGAGCGGATCGAGCACTGGCCGCTTGCGCGCCTGCAGCCCTATGCGAGGAACGCCAAGGTCCATGGCGCCGACCAGGTCGCCAGGATCGCCGCCAGCATGGCCGAGTTCGGCTGGACCGTGCCCTGCCTCGTAGCCGAGGACGGCGAACTGATCGCAGGTCATGGCCGGGTGCTGGCGGCTGCCCAGCTCGGACTGACCGAGGCTCCGGTGATCGTGCTGGGGCATCTGACGGAAGCGCAGCGACGGGCCTACCGCATCGCCGACAACAAGCTGACGGAGCTCGGAACCTGGGACGAGGCGCTGCTCTCGGCCGAACTGAATGACCTCCTGGCAGAGGAGTTCGAACTGTCGCTGGTCGGGTTCTCCGACGGGGAGCTGGACAAGCTGCTGGCCTTCGTGCCGGAGGGTGAGGGCGGTGGCGGCGGCTGCGTGCCGCCGGTGACCATCCCCGAACCTCCCCGCAACCCGGCCTCGCGCACCGGCGATCTGTGGATACTCGGTGACCATCGGCTGCTCTGCGGCGACAGCACGAACCATGCCGATGTCCGCCGTCTGATGAATGGCGAGCGGGCGATCCTGTTCGCAACCGATCCGCCGTATCTCGTGGACTATGACGGCTCGAACCACCCGACGCGCAACAAGGACTGGAGCCAATCCTACGGCGTTACCTGGGACGACAGCTCGCAGGGCGCCGAGCTCTATGACGGGTTCATCGCCGCGGCTGTGGCTGAAGCCATTACCGAGGATGCGGCCTGGTATTGCTGGCACGCCTCGCGCCGCCAGGCGATGCTGGAGGCCTGCTGGGAAAAAGCCGGCGCGTTCGTTCACCAGCAGATCATCTGGGTAAAGGACCGCGGTGTCCTGACCCGCTCCCATTACCTGTGGAAGCACGAGCCCTGCTTCATGGGGTGGCGCCGTCCGAACCGTCCGCCAAAAGTTGCCGAGGAGACGCTGCCCTCCACATGGCCGCTGGCGAGCTTCGCCAAGGACGACCGCCCGGACCATCCGACCCCGAAACCCCTGGACGCGTTCGGGATCCCGATGCGCCAGCACGTGGCCCGCGGCGGTCTCTGCTACGAGCCGTTCTGCGGCTCAGGCTCGCAGATCATGGCCGGTGTGGACGGCCTCGCCGCGATAGACCCGGTTGTGCAGGAGGCGGTAGACATAGCCCTTGTCGATCAGGCTGCCCTGCTTGCTTCGGAAATCCTGGCGCCGCAGCTCGCGCGCCAGCACGGTTGCAGAACTGGTCTCGACGAAGCGCTCGAAGACCGCGTGGACCGACGCGGCTTCGGCCTGGTTGATCACCAGCTTGCGCTCGCGCACGTCGTAGCCGAGCGGCACATAGCCGCCCACCCAAATGCGTTTATTGCGATCCAGCCCGCGCCAGCGGCTGACACCGGCTGCGCTGGCACTAAATTGCTCAGCCGCCTCGCGGTGGTTCGTTTCCGCCGTCACCGCTGCGAAGGTCAGCAGATAAAGCCTTGGACATGTCCTCCGGCCTCCCGCCCCGGCAGACAGTGTGATTCAGAGTTCGCACCTCACGTGGATCCCAAATCCGGTTCAATCAGGCTGGATCACGCTCTAATGGCAGGAATCGCCACATGGAGATTGGACGGCTGCCGTAGATCAAGGCGTGATGTCCCGTACTGTCTGACGTGCGCTTGCCCCCTCAGTGATTATCCGCATGCCCGGAGTGTCGAAGTCGATACGGTTCAGGTCGATGGTGCGAACCTCGCGATCAGACATCGTGTGAAAGAACATTCTGCGGGCGGTTAGATCCCATGCGGTCGTTATCTGGGTGGCGCTCTCAATGTCGGCGGCGATGGTGTCGGTCGGCCCCGTTGCACCGACGGGGATGTTGAAGCTGTCTAGGATGCGAAACGCCTCGAAAACCGCTTCATTGCCGGTCTCAAGTGGTCTGGCAGAGGCGCTTAGCGCTACCGCGCGCACAAATCTGGAAGGGGGGGTAAAATCACCGGGCAGGCCCCGAAGCCCGGTGCCCGCCCCAAACGGCGCAAAGGTCTCCCCAGCGATTTCGACCGGAAGCTCCGCCACAGGTGACAGGCCAAGATAGTTTCGCAAATTAGTCAAATGCCAGCCGTAATCGGGGGAGTTGGTTATAACACCCATGAAGCTTTCATGGATTTGCACATTCCCTCCATTGACAATCTCGATAACAATGCTGGCACCACTCGGGTCTTCAATTTTCCAATGGAAGGGCAAAGGGGCACCGCCGAAACGCGGATCTTCGACATTTACAACGCGCACCGCCTCAATATTGACGCGCACCTCGTCAACAGTCGCGAAGGACGATAGAATCCACCGCATCAGGTCGCCGACGCTGAGGGATCGCGCTGCCTGTGATGACTCGTAAGGCGCAAAACTCGCGTACTCAGGAAAATAGTACATTCCCACGTACAGACCGGCTTCGTTCATGCCGTCAGGCCCGTACGGCTCCCCATAAGCGCCCAGCGAAATGAAACCGTAGCGCCCCGTCCAGGAGAGTCCGTTAAAACCCTCCGGGGTCTGGGCTGTAAACTGATGATCGCGCGGAAACAGGACAAGCGTGTCGTGGTCTGCATCGCTAAGAGCCCAC
The window above is part of the Hyphomonadaceae bacterium ML37 genome. Proteins encoded here:
- a CDS encoding DUF1778 domain-containing protein, which produces MPVAEAKSERIEVRTTPTMKALLQRAAAFSHKNVTEFLLEAGIHAAEEALVDRRMFRLDDAQWQAFQDVLDRPVQSKPRLARLLAEKSVLE
- a CDS encoding choloylglycine hydrolase family protein — its product is MKRFFQMRPVKLVGFLASVLSLACTTIIPASACTGISLRASDGSRIVARTVEWALSDADHDTLVLFPRDHQFTAQTPEGFNGLSWTGRYGFISLGAYGEPYGPDGMNEAGLYVGMYYFPEYASFAPYESSQAARSLSVGDLMRWILSSFATVDEVRVNIEAVRVVNVEDPRFGGAPLPFHWKIEDPSGASIVIEIVNGGNVQIHESFMGVITNSPDYGWHLTNLRNYLGLSPVAELPVEIAGETFAPFGAGTGLRGLPGDFTPPSRFVRAVALSASARPLETGNEAVFEAFRILDSFNIPVGATGPTDTIAADIESATQITTAWDLTARRMFFHTMSDREVRTIDLNRIDFDTPGMRIITEGASARQTVRDITP
- a CDS encoding GNAT family N-acetyltransferase; the protein is MTAENQAFSAVRKLDASHDVDAFDCGKEPLDRFLQRHALVNQKAGSAQTYVVCRGDLRIVGYYSLAVGAVEHADAPGRVGKGLARHPIPVMLLARLAIDRSEQGKGLGRALLKDALLPTAQAADIAGIRALLVHAKDDEARAWYEQFDFEPSPTDAYHLFLLMKDLRALLGE
- a CDS encoding DUF6362 family protein, whose amino-acid sequence is MTHWTPSLVEERFAEAALVLDRLPAPRRQGYFNTWPEIVHSFADKAEQEARPMRVLPSPAAISRMEETLGWTVGLDPVDGKIIWMRAHGARWKTICWTVGLQRSAAHEHWLYALCVIAWRLNRRKVPRLRSRRYVIEMVKGACEDPASHTS